A section of the Humulus lupulus chromosome 2, drHumLupu1.1, whole genome shotgun sequence genome encodes:
- the LOC133817125 gene encoding uncharacterized protein LOC133817125: protein MEERERDREIRKIREREREKNREGERRRGFDQGRVMDGRDGWHVASFQASSHKTIINPVMLRFRPIAPKPVSGGSYPGGNPAENMSSVLRTTKRVKRKYVRVRRDNKDKNPRRRDTNNSYNINGSCGEEGGDGLNSTTTTVTLQLMPEKSDGLDLTRSTGGTGSWRIINQYCTAVQDNNNCYKNCNATTDEVLDLSGVVVRSGPAAAEAVGEVVESWVTVEGVTDTCMDVRGLGSTDVERIKNLERDTCPGFVSDGCFSKVEWVNDAFKKMVAEEEEVEWWPEVVVWLVTNNNNDNMKNKNNNPSRAELGLMGPAFTCRVRVQYKRVNTKEKCSKIMPCDVWRMDCGGFAWRLDVKAALSLGLGF, encoded by the coding sequence atggaagagagagaaagagacagAGAGATCAGAAAGatcagagagagagaaagggaaaaaAACAGAGAAGGAGAAAGGAGAAGAGGGTTCGATCAAGGTCGAGTGATGGACGGTCGTGACGGATGGCACGTGGCGAGTTTTCAGGCAAGTTCGCATAAGACGATAATCAACCCGGTTATGCTCAGATTCCGACCGATCGCTCCCAAACCGGTTTCCGGAGGATCTTATCCCGGTGGGAACCCGGCGGAGAACATGTCATCGGTTCTCCGGACGACTAAACGTGTGAAAAGAAAGTACGTTAGGGTTCGAAGAGATAATAAAGATAAAAACCCTAGGAGAAGGGATACGAATAATAGTTATAACATCAACGGATCTTGTGGAGAAGAAGGAGGAGATGGTTTGAATTCCACCACCACCACCGTCACGCTCCAGCTGATGCCGGAGAAATCTGACGGTCTAGATTTAACAAGGAGTACTGGTGGTACTGGATCTTGGCGTATTATCAACCAGTACTGTACGGCCGTACAGGATAATAATAATTGTTATAAAAACTGTAACGCTACGACCGATGAGGTTTTGGATCTGAGCGGTGTGGTGGTTAGGTCAGGACCAGCGGCGGCTGAGGCGGTGGGAGAGGTGGTGGAGTCGTGGGTGACGGTGGAGGGCGTGACAGACACGTGCATGGATGTACGAGGGTTGGGGAGTACGGACGTGGAGAGAATAAAGAATTTAGAGAGGGACACGTGTCCCGGGTTTGTGTCGGACGGTTGCTTTAGCAAGGTGGAGTGGGTAAACGATGCGTTTAAAAAGATGGTagcggaggaggaggaggtggagtgGTGGCCGGAGGTGGTGGTTTGGCTGGTGAcgaataataataatgataatatgaaaaataaaaataataatcccAGCAGGGCGGAGTTGGGCCTGATGGGCCCGGCGTTCACGTGTCGAGTTAGGGTTCAGTATAAGAGAGTGAATACTAAAGAGAAGTGTTCGAAGATAATGCCTTGTGATGTTTGGAGAATGGACTGCGGTGGTTTTGCATGGAGGCTCGACGTCAAGGCAGCTCTCAGCTTGGGTTTGGGGTTTTGA
- the LOC133817126 gene encoding uncharacterized protein LOC133817126 yields MNGGPESWGMMIRCAGTAHDKSVINPVMLRFRPIAPKPSGSGSDVVSGTGLGSDNKSSLYSKGMMRKKRKYVRVRRNSGYTRKKKSSISRENTGNPKFDVVDDDRTVTLQLLPEKSDLNRSVVNGLDLISNSSSSNSGDTNHRDLRTWLDWKKPESHGQSKVTDRRGSFVVHTWVTVESVTATCTVDDRERDHDNNNHQGYGSTDVERVRNLEIDTCPGFISDGSNSVLWVNGAFRSMVVREGENDGLSPEIMVVLVIKEKLPSFYSSLTGHVKLHYTIFGGGMENEKYSRIIVPCDLWRMDGGGFAWRLDVEAALTLGR; encoded by the coding sequence ATGAACGGTGGCCCAGAAAGCTGGGGCATGATGATAAGATGCGCTGGGACTGCGCACGATAAGTCAGTGATAAACCCGGTAATGCTTAGATTCCGGCCGATTGCACCGAAACCCTCGGGTTCGGGATCCGACGTCGTTTCTGGCACTGGCTTGGGATCTGATAACAAGAGCTCCCTTTATTCTAAGGGGATGATGAGAAAGAAGAGAAAGTACGTTAGGGTTCGTAGGAATAGTGGTTATACGAGAAAGAAAAAGTCTTCGATATCTCGGGAAAATACCGGGAACCCTAAGTTtgatgttgttgatgatgatcGTACGGTGACGCTGCAACTGTTGCCAGAGAAAAGTGATCTGAACCGTTCGGTAGTGAACGGGTTAGATCTCATTAGtaacagcagtagtagtaatagcggGGACACTAATCATCGGGACCTACGCACGTGGCTAGACTGGAAAAAACCAGAGAGCCATGGTCAGTCTAAGGTGACAGATCGGAGGGGTTCGTTTGTGGTTCACACTTGGGTGACGGTTGAGAGCGTGACAGCCACATGCACGGTCGACGATCGTGAACGCGATCACGATAATAATAACCATCAAGGGTACGGGAGTACGGACGTGGAGAGAGTGAGAAATCTAGAGATTGACACGTGTCCGGGGTTTATATCGGACGGTTCCAACAGCGTGTTGTGGGTAAACGGAGCTTTTAGAAGCATGGTTGTGAGGGAAGGTGAAAATGACGGGCTGTCACCGGAGATAATGGTAGTTTTGGTAATTAAAGAGAAGTTACCGTCCTTTTATTCGAGTCTCACTGGACACGTAAAGCTGCATTACACGATATTTGGTGGTGGAATGGAGAATGAGAAGTACTCACGAATAATAGTTCCCTGTGACTTGTGGAGAATGGACGGTGGAGGATTTGCATGGAGACTAGACGTTGAAGCTGCCCTCACTTTGGGCCGTTGA